A window from Hymenobacter volaticus encodes these proteins:
- a CDS encoding cytochrome P450: MALLSAQWQRYAQRWEQLDQVVLFRESQEILCRAACAWAGVPLEEDEVALRTRDFGAMIDGFGGVGPRHWRGKQARIRGEKWMRGIIRDIRSGTLQPRLGTAAHTVAWHREPNGELFDVQMAAIELINAVRPIVAIATYITFAAVALHEYPPYRQQLRNPSEDYAELFVQEVRRYFPFTPFVGAIVRDDFTWHGFEFPKGTIVLLDVYGTNRDERWWQDPEMFWPDRFRQWQDNAYDFIPQGGGDFLTGHRCAGEWITIEAMKQAVHFLNEGITYNVPPQDLRYDLTRMPTLPASGFVMHNVRVTGKPAPLVTATTSSALTPTGGCPFHHG, translated from the coding sequence ATGGCTTTGTTGTCTGCGCAGTGGCAACGCTACGCCCAACGGTGGGAGCAGCTAGATCAAGTGGTTTTGTTCCGGGAATCGCAAGAAATTCTGTGCCGGGCTGCGTGTGCTTGGGCGGGTGTGCCGCTAGAAGAAGACGAGGTAGCACTCAGAACTCGTGACTTTGGAGCTATGATCGATGGATTCGGGGGTGTAGGCCCACGGCACTGGCGCGGCAAGCAGGCCCGTATTCGCGGCGAAAAATGGATGCGCGGAATCATTCGGGATATTCGGTCGGGTACGTTGCAGCCTCGGCTAGGCACCGCCGCCCATACGGTGGCATGGCATCGGGAGCCTAATGGCGAGCTGTTTGACGTGCAGATGGCAGCTATTGAGCTAATAAATGCAGTGCGGCCCATCGTGGCTATTGCTACCTACATCACCTTTGCGGCGGTGGCCCTACATGAGTATCCACCGTACCGGCAGCAGTTGCGCAACCCATCGGAAGACTATGCCGAGTTGTTTGTGCAAGAAGTGCGGCGCTATTTCCCGTTCACGCCGTTTGTGGGAGCCATTGTGCGCGATGATTTTACGTGGCATGGCTTCGAATTCCCGAAGGGCACCATAGTACTGCTGGATGTGTACGGCACCAACCGCGACGAGCGGTGGTGGCAGGACCCCGAAATGTTCTGGCCAGACCGGTTTCGGCAATGGCAAGACAATGCTTATGATTTCATTCCGCAAGGTGGCGGCGACTTCCTGACTGGTCACCGCTGCGCCGGCGAGTGGATTACAATTGAAGCCATGAAGCAAGCTGTGCATTTTCTCAATGAAGGCATCACCTACAACGTGCCACCCCAAGATTTGCGCTACGACCTAACCCGTATGCCTACGCTGCCGGCCAGTGGTTTTGTGATGCATAACGTGCGCGTTACCGGTAAGCCTGCCCCTCTTGTAACAGCTACGACTAGCTCTGCTCTAACGCCTACTGGCGGCTGTCCGTTTCATCATGGCTAG
- a CDS encoding TerB family tellurite resistance protein, with product MQDTKTLEELLNTQQKKLAFFQNLVLVAAADGQLDEEEGKFLLQIGNRLSLTYEDVQPIVDNLGVLSFIVPSEGLQKTLELQTLVQMMLQDGQIDPREYGLCMEYANRIGYSKGILDDMVAQLTGGTPDSGRNAATVS from the coding sequence ATGCAGGACACCAAAACACTCGAAGAATTACTAAATACCCAGCAAAAGAAGCTAGCCTTCTTCCAAAATCTTGTGCTAGTAGCCGCTGCCGATGGGCAGCTGGATGAGGAAGAAGGCAAGTTCTTGTTGCAAATTGGAAACCGATTATCTCTTACCTATGAGGATGTGCAGCCTATTGTCGATAACCTTGGCGTGCTGAGCTTTATCGTCCCTTCCGAGGGACTCCAAAAAACGCTGGAGTTGCAAACTCTGGTGCAAATGATGCTGCAAGACGGCCAAATTGATCCGCGCGAATACGGCTTGTGCATGGAGTACGCCAACCGCATCGGCTATAGCAAAGGCATCCTCGACGATATGGTGGCGCAACTAACCGGCGGCACACCCGATTCTGGCCGCAACGCAGCCACCGTTAGCTAA
- a CDS encoding class I SAM-dependent DNA methyltransferase — protein sequence MNIQQAYNTWADTYDSVLNKTRDLEARAIRSILDTTNVAEIVELGCGTGKNTQWLATKATHVTAVDFSAQMLDKAKEKLQLPYVTFQQGDITQEWHFVDKPADLITCSLILEHIQDLTFVFKQAYQALQPNGLFYIGELHPFKQYQGSKARFDTATGGVFELECHVHHISDYTEGARQNGFTCVTLQEWFDEENRAGIPRIASFLFRKG from the coding sequence ATGAATATTCAGCAGGCGTACAACACATGGGCTGACACTTACGACTCGGTCCTCAACAAAACCCGCGACTTGGAGGCCCGCGCCATCCGAAGCATACTGGATACTACGAACGTCGCCGAGATAGTAGAGCTAGGGTGCGGCACCGGCAAGAACACACAATGGTTGGCTACCAAAGCAACGCATGTTACTGCTGTGGACTTCTCGGCGCAGATGCTCGATAAAGCCAAAGAGAAACTGCAACTCCCGTACGTAACCTTCCAGCAAGGCGACATCACCCAAGAGTGGCACTTTGTGGATAAACCTGCCGACCTCATTACTTGCAGCCTGATCCTGGAGCATATCCAAGACCTAACCTTTGTGTTCAAGCAAGCCTACCAAGCCCTCCAACCTAATGGCTTATTCTACATCGGCGAGCTACACCCATTCAAGCAATACCAAGGCAGCAAAGCCCGCTTTGATACGGCTACTGGGGGCGTGTTCGAACTAGAGTGTCATGTGCATCACATCTCGGACTACACTGAAGGCGCTCGTCAAAACGGCTTCACCTGTGTAACCTTGCAAGAATGGTTCGATGAAGAGAACCGGGCTGGTATACCAAGGATAGCCTCGTTTCTGTTTCGAAAAGGGTAG